The Podospora bellae-mahoneyi strain CBS 112042 chromosome 7, whole genome shotgun sequence genome includes a window with the following:
- the UTR2 gene encoding putative glycosidase CRH2 (CAZy:GH16; COG:G; EggNog:ENOG503NUVW) has translation MLRSLLPLGVALLGATSVLAVDPPSCSLDKKCPEEAPCCSQYNQCGVGAFCLGGCDPRMSFSLDSCVPAPVCKDKTYKMDSLDRYKHISEYLGDSSKVDWVGQGEPLLYNGHTLLTMPPKSVGTVLATTTYMWYGNVKARIKSSRGAGVVTAFILFGDVKDEIDFEWVGVDLNTVQTNYYFQGITDYGNTGNLTVDDSYNKFHDYEIQWTPDEIRWLVDGKVGRVKKRSETWNAKTQQWNFPQTPSRVQISIWPGGLETNAKGTIDWAGGKIDWNSDEIKKYGYYFATFGEIKVECWKTDKAPGTNKGVSYYYNDIKATNNTVVDSNKPTILKSFLGTGTNMNKGETTQSGSASQTSAIHAIPGGGVVGSGNAPGVNNGGSSSGGPDSGSNSGGGAAANPSCSSDGFVQNCGQAATDGDSNGNNSNNGVRGAERLGASAFAVIIGIAGLLFL, from the exons ATGCTCCGATCTTTGTTGCCGTTGGGCGTGGCCCTTCTCGGCGCAACCAGCGTTTTGGCTGTCGATCCTCCATCCTGCAGTCTGGACAAGAAGTGCCCCGAGGAAGCACCCTGCTGCTCTC AATACAACCAATGCGGCGTTGGCGCATTCTGTCTCGGCGGCTGCGACCCCCGCATGTCCTTCTCCCTCGACTCCTGCGTCCCTGCGCCAGTATGCAAGGACAAAACCTACAAGATGGACTCGCTCGACCGGTACAAGCACATCAGCGAATACCTTGGCGACTCTAGCAAGGTGGACTGGGTTGGCCAAGGAGAGCCCCTCTTGTACAACGGCCATACCCTGTTGACCATGCCTCCCAAGTCGGTCGGCACTGTGCTGGCCACCACGACCTACATGTGGTATGGCAATGTCAAGGCCAGGATCAAGAGCTCTCGGGGCGCTGGTGTTGTTACCGCCTTCATCCTGTTTGGTGATGTCAAGGACGAAATTGACTTTGAGTGGGTTGGTGTCGATCTGAACACGGTTCAGACCAACTACTACTTCCAGGGTATTACAGATT ACGGCAATACCGGTAACTTGACTGTGGATGATTCGTACAACAAATTCCACGACTATGAGATCCAATGGACCCCAGACGAAATTCGGTGGCTTGTCGATGGAAAGGTTGGCCGTGTCAAGAAGAGATCCGAGACTTGGAACGCCAAGACTCAGCAGTGGAATTTCCCCCAGACGCCATCCCGTGTTCAGATCTCCATCTGGCCCGGTGGTCTCGAGACCAACGCCAAGGGCACCATTGATTGGGCTGGTGGAAAGATCGACTGGAACTCGGATGAGATCAAGAAGTATGGCTACTACTTTGCCACCTTCGGAGAGATCAAGGTCGAGTGCTGGAAGACGGACAAGGCCCCGGGCACCAACAAGGGTGTCTCTTACTACTACAATGACATCAAGGctaccaacaacaccgtcGTCGACAGCAACAAGCCTACCATTCTCAAGAGCTTCCTCGGCACGGGGACAAACATGAACAAGGGTGAAACCACTCAGTCCGGCAGCGCCTCCCAGACTTCCGCTATTCACGCTATTcctggcggtggtgttgtcgggTCCGGAAACGCCCCCGGCGTTAACAATGGCGGCTCCAGCTCTGGCGGTCCCGACTCGGGCTCCAActccggtggtggtgctgctgccaaccCTAGCTGCAGCTCCGATGGCTTTGTGCAAAACTGCGGTCAGGCTGCCACTGACGGTGACAGCAatggcaacaacagcaacaatggCGTTCGCGGAGCCGAAAGGCTGGGCGCCAGCGCCTTTGCTGTCATCATTGGTATTGCCggtctcctcttcctttga
- the GTT1 gene encoding bifunctional glutathione transferase/peroxidase (COG:O; EggNog:ENOG503NX0U): MTSPNPQDPPQSTSTLSPSNKPKITLYWLNDYRAQRVVWLLEELDLTYTVRPFHRTPSGLAPGELEKVYPLGTSPILTISLPHREPHLLHYAEGSFALTLVVGVILADSLWQQQNPLLPPPHHRVRRRQDLQGVCRAPLRRSISPFWKECSPLPFCCWR; the protein is encoded by the exons ATGACATCACCAAATCCCCAAGACCCACCCCAATCTACGAGCACATTATCGCCGTCCAATAAACCAAAGATAACGCTCTACTG GCTCAACGACTACCGAGCCCAGCGCGTCGTCTGGCTCCTCGAGGAGCTCGACCTAACCTACACCGTCAGACCCTTCCACCGCACCCCCAGCGGCCTCGCCCCCGGCGAGCTGGAAAAGGTCTACCCCCTAGGGACATCACCCATCCTGACAATCTCGTTACCGCACCGGGAACCT CATCTGCTTCACTATGCAGAGGGGAGCTTCGCGCTGACGTTGGTGGTCGGGGTGATCTTGGCCG ACAGTCTTTGGCAGCAACAAaatccccttcttcctccgcCCCATCACCGGGTTCGTCGCCGACAAGATCTACAAGGCGTTTGTCGTGCCCCACTGCGGAGAAGCATCTCGCCTTTTTGGAAGGAATGCTCGCCACTCCccttctgctgctggcgatGA